A window from Fragaria vesca subsp. vesca linkage group LG5, FraVesHawaii_1.0, whole genome shotgun sequence encodes these proteins:
- the LOC101312726 gene encoding endoglucanase 6-like: protein MEKFVRLVSLAPLLLLLCFPLALAGHDYGAALSKSILFFEAQRSGVLPHNQRVTWRSHSGLYDGKASGVNLVGGYYDAGDNVKFGLPMAFTVTMMSWSIIEYGKQMASSGELGHALDAVKWGTDYFIKAHPEPNVLYGEVGDGNTDHYCWQRPEDMTTDRRAYKISPSNPGSDLAGETAAAMAAASIVFRRTNPAYSRELLQHAYQLFDFADKYRGKYDSSITVAQKYYRSISGYNDELLWAAAWLYQASNNEYYLNYLAVNGDSMGGTGWGMTEFGWDVKYSGVQTLVAKFLMQGKAGKHAAVFQKYTAKAEYFMCSCLGKGSRNAQKTPGGLLFRQRWNNMQFVTSASFLATVYSDYLTSSRRTLKCASGNVAPSELLSFAKSQVDYILGDNPRATSYMVGYGNNYPQQVHHRGSSIVSIKKDSSFVSCRGGYATWFSRKASDPNLLTGAIVGGPDAYDNFADQRDNYEQTEPATYNNAPLIGILARLGGGQSSYNQLLPVVTSQPKQTPVPKLTPAAPASTSGPIAIAQKVTSSWVSKGVTYYRYSTTVTNKSGKTLNNLKLTISKLYGPLWGLTKTGDSYVFPSWLNSLPAGKSLEFVYIHAASAANVLVSSYSLA from the exons ATGGAGAAATTTGTGAGACTCGTTTCCTTGGCTCCTCTGCTTCTGCTTCTCTGTTTTCCTCTGGCTCTGGCTGGTCATGACTATGGCGCAGCTCTCAGCAAGAGCATTCTCTTCTTTGAAGCTCAGAGATCTGGTGTCCTTCCCCATAACCAAAGGGTCACTTGGAGATCCCACTCCGGCTTATACGATGGCAAAGCCAGCGGG GTGAATCTTGTTGGGGGCTACTATGACGCAGGGGACAATGTGAAATTCGGGCTTCCGATGGCGTTCACTGTTACAATGATGTCCTGGAGTATAATAGAGTATGGAAAGCAAATGGCTTCAAGCGGTGAACTTGGGCACGCCTTGGACGCTGTTAAGTGGGGAACTGACTACTTCATTAAGGCTCACCCAGAACCCAACGTTCTCTATGGAGAG GTCGGAGATGGGAACACTGACCACTACTGCTGGCAGAGGCCGGAGGACATGACCACCGACCGCCGCGCTTACAAGATCAGCCCGAGTAACCCCGGGTCGGATCTCGCCGGAGAAACCGCCGCCGCCATGGCCGCCGCTTCCATTGTGTTCCGCCGCACCAACCCCGCCTACTCCCGCGAGCTCTTACAACATGCCTACCAG CTGTTTGATTTTGCTGACAAGTACAGGGGCAAATACGACAGCAGCATCACAGTGGCCCAAAAGTACTACCGATCCATCAGTGGCTACAAT GATGAGTTGCTTTGGGCCGCTGCTTGGTTGTATCAGGCTTCCAACAATGAGTACTACTTGAACTACCTTGCTGTCAATGGTGACTCCATGGGAGGAACTGGTTGGGGCATGACTGAGTTTGGTTGGGATGTCAAGTACTCTGGTGTTCAGACCCTTGTTGCCAAG TTCTTAATGCAAGGTAAAGCTGGTAAGCATGCTGCTGTCTTCCAGAAATACACAGCAAAAGCTGAGTACTTCATGTGTTCATGCCTTGGAAAGGGCAGTCGCAATGCGCAGAAGACTCCTGGTGGCCTCCTTTTCCGCCAAAGGTGGAACAACATGCAGTTTGTGACAAGTGCCTCCTTCTTGGCTACGGTCTACTCCGATTATCTTACATCTTCCAGGAGAACTTTGAAGTGTGCTTCTGGCAATGTGGCACCTAGCGAGCTTCTATCCTTTGCAAAATCTCAG GTGGACTACATTCTTGGAGACAACCCAAGAGCCACTAGCTACATGGTTGGATATGGAAACAACTATCCTCAACAAGTTCACCACAGGGGTTCCTCAATTGTTTCCATCAAGAAGGATTCTTCATTTGTCAGCTGCAGGGGAGGTTATGCAACTTGGTTTAGCAGGAAGGCTAGTGACCCAAATCTCCTTACCGGTGCTATTGTTGGTGGACCTGATGCCTATGACAACTTTGCTGACCAGAGGGACAACTATGAGCAGACTGAACCTGCTACCTACAACAATGCTCCTCTTATCGGTATATTGGCTCGTCTGGGAGGTGGTCAGAGCAGCTATAACCAGCTTCTTCCAG TTGTTACATCCCAGCCAAAACAAACCCCAGTACCTAAGCTTACTCCAGCTGCCCCAGCTTCAACTTCTGGCCCAATTGCAATAGCACAGAAGGTGACATCTTCATGGGTTTCCAAGGGAGTAACTTACTACAGATATTCCACAACTGTGACCAACAAGTCTGGGAAGACACTCAATAACCTTAAGCTCACAATATCTAAATTGTATGGTCCTCTTTGGGGTCTTACAAAGACAGGCGATTCCTATGTTTTCCCAAGCTGGCTCAACTCGTTACCTGCGGGAAAGAGCCTTGAGTTTGTCTACATCCATGCTGCTTCTGCAGCAAATGTCCTAGTCTCAAGCTACTCATTAGCGTAG
- the LOC101313017 gene encoding probable protein phosphatase 2C 8-like, producing the protein MESLNPQNIDPPTFDECFTNKRQRSIDGSAISKLRETGGSSSGQWSSEGTDITTDSIMSQEEEDKNASSESSPCGSYGSISVIGRRRAMKDAMALTKLDGYNFFAVYDGHGGSSVSNACRDRLHLLVAQEVEPLISGGAGGLNWEKVLASCFTKMDNEVGAAGPEIEGWVNTVGSSAVVAVVGKEEIVVANSGDSRAVLCRDGVAVPLSRDHKPDRPDEKQRVEAAGGRVIDWKGSRVLGVLSTSRSIGDHYLKPYVIAEPEVTVSKRTESCDFLLIASDGLWDVVSNECACQFVTRFLGDVQIKRRFSEWVSGGQAANAAALLAQLALARGSKDNITVIVVKLNNSSRQ; encoded by the coding sequence ATGGAGAGCTTGAATCCACAGAACATCGATCCTCCAACCTTCGATGAGTGCTTCACGAACAAGAGGCAGCGGAGCATTGACGGTAGTGCGATTTCAAAGTTACGTGAAACCGGGGGGTCCTCCTCCGGTCAATGGTCGTCGGAGGGGACGGACATCACCACCGACAGTATCATGTCTCAAGAGGAAGAGGATAAGAATGCGAGTAGTGAAAGCTCCCCATGCGGATCCTACGGCTCGATATCGGTGATCGGCCGGAGGAGAGCCATGAAGGACGCCATGGCCCTCACCAAGCTCGACGGCTACAACTTCTTCGCCGTCTACGACGGCCACGGCGGCTCATCAGTCTCCAACGCCTGCCGTGACCGACTGCACCTGCTCGTCGCTCAGGAGGTGGAGCCCTTGATAAGCGGCGGCGCCGGAGGGCTCAACTGGGAGAAGGTCCTGGCCTCCTGCTTCACAAAGATGGATAACGAGGTCGGCGCCGCCGGCCCCGAAATAGAGGGTTGGGTGAACACGGTGGGAAGCAGCGCTGTTGTTGCAGTCGTGGGTAAGGAGGAAATCGTGGTGGCCAACTCCGGCGACTCACGTGCCGTTCTGTGCCGCGACGGCGTTGCTGTACCTCTGTCACGTGACCACAAGCCAGACCGTCCGGACGAAAAGCAAAGAGTGGAGGCGGCGGGAGGGAGAGTGATAGACTGGAAAGGCAGCCGTGTCCTGGGAGTGCTATCTACGTCACGCTCGATCGGAGACCATTACCTGAAGCCGTACGTGATAGCGGAGCCGGAGGTGACCGTCAGTAAGAGGACGGAGTCGTGCGACTTTCTGTTGATAGCGAGCGACGGACTCTGGGATGTTGTTTCCAACGAGTGTGCGTGTCAGTTTGTTACGAGGTTTTTGGGGGATGTACAAATTAAGAGGAGGTTCTCGGAGTGGGTGAGCGGAGGTCAGGCAGCAAATGCGGCTGCCTTGCTGGCGCAACTGGCTCTGGCTCGAGGGAGCAAAGATAATATCACCGTCATAGTGGTTAAGCTCAACAATTCCTCGAGACAATGA